From the Photobacterium sp. GJ3 genome, one window contains:
- a CDS encoding LysR family transcriptional regulator yields MKVLDLNLIPALNVLLEERNVARAAKRMNLSQSAMSRTLARLRVTMDDPVLVRAGRHLVPSPRALEIQAQVSQLTMDARAILTPAVPVNIASLERTFTLFASDGFVESLGGALVKRMTEEAPRSRVRFISQSSPQGAGLRDGSVDIEIGKLRETTHPELKVRRLFEDHFIGVVSAQHPLSQHLVSAEQYFSADHIGITRVEEGKSHLETLLSESGQRLNIRASVGSYTSAVTLASATALVATVPAKHTQSFRQGMHCFPLPFTVPPIPISMLWHPRMNADQAHGWLRKTIVDISREL; encoded by the coding sequence ATGAAAGTACTCGACTTGAATCTGATTCCGGCCCTGAATGTCCTGTTAGAAGAACGGAACGTTGCCCGCGCAGCGAAACGGATGAATTTGAGTCAGTCTGCCATGAGCAGAACGCTGGCACGATTGCGCGTCACCATGGACGATCCGGTATTAGTCCGGGCCGGACGGCATCTGGTCCCTTCTCCCAGAGCGCTAGAAATTCAGGCGCAGGTCAGCCAGCTGACCATGGACGCCAGAGCTATTCTGACCCCTGCTGTCCCCGTCAACATTGCCAGTCTGGAGCGAACGTTTACACTGTTCGCCAGTGATGGATTTGTGGAAAGCCTGGGTGGGGCGCTGGTGAAACGCATGACAGAAGAAGCACCGCGGAGCCGTGTTCGTTTTATCAGCCAGTCTTCACCACAAGGCGCAGGTCTGCGGGATGGCAGCGTCGATATTGAAATCGGAAAACTGAGGGAAACCACCCATCCGGAACTCAAAGTACGTCGATTATTTGAAGATCACTTCATCGGTGTGGTGTCCGCTCAACACCCGCTCAGCCAACATCTGGTGTCCGCTGAGCAATACTTTAGCGCCGACCATATTGGTATCACCAGAGTTGAGGAAGGCAAAAGCCACCTCGAAACCCTGCTGAGCGAATCCGGACAACGGCTCAATATCCGTGCCTCCGTCGGCAGTTACACCAGTGCTGTCACCTTAGCCAGCGCCACCGCCTTAGTTGCCACTGTCCCCGCCAAACACACACAAAGTTTCCGGCAGGGGATGCATTGTTTTCCACTGCCTTTCACCGTGCCGCCGATACCCATCTCCATGCTCTGGCATCCCAGAATGAATGCCGATCAGGCCCACGGCTGGCTGAGAAAAACAATCGTCGACATCAGTCGTGAACTCTGA